From Scomber scombrus chromosome 9, fScoSco1.1, whole genome shotgun sequence, one genomic window encodes:
- the LOC133986059 gene encoding uncharacterized protein LOC133986059: MTFCAPGSGRPGCVMALFFLTTCVMVFGMVGAEKAEPTRGSPPAFTLLTLITGTCQEIQKYVESVVGTGVLRSAVEFLEMVIRFLAEGAASGLNVIAVYVTEILRVTGFDAALTLPRFTPEGVTAVAQWGLLVLIGYWVLTIVLRLLIGLMRRVFWMLKTVLALWLFGLMVTDKNASTETTAVRLAGLVLGCVLLTLLTSSSEKSSAVEHRLNSLEGRVKAVEKRKGE; this comes from the exons ATGACTTTTTGTGCGCCTGGCTCAGGGCGCCCTGGATGCGTCATGGCTCTGTTTTTCCTCACCACCTGTGTGATGGTGTTCGGCATGGTTGGAGCTGAGAAGGCCGAACCGACTCGGGGGAGCCCACCGGCTTTTACCCTGCTCACCTTGATAACGGGGACCTGCCAGGAAATCCAGAAGTACGTGGAGTCAGTGGTGGGAACCGGAGTGTTGCGGTCAGCTGTTGAG TTTTTGGAGATGGTGATCCGATTCCTGGCTGAAGGAGCTGCCAGCGGACTGAACGTCATCGCAGTTTACGTCACAGAGATCCTCAGAGTCACAGGGTTTGATG CTGCGCTGACGCTGCCCCGCTTCACTCCAGAGGGTGTGACAGCAGTCGCCCAGTGGGGTTTGTTAGTCCTCATTGGCTACTGGGTGCTGACCATTGTTCTCCGCTTGCTGATTGGCCTGATGAGGCGGGTGTTCTGGATGCTGAAAACGGTCTTGGCTCTCTGGCTCTTCGGACTGATGGTGACTGACAAGAACGCCAGCACAGAGACCACGGCGGTGCGCCTGGCCGGCCTGGTGCTGGGATGCGTCTTGTTAACTCTGCTCACGTCCAGCTCTGAAAAGTCTTCTGCAGTGGAGCATCGGCTGAACAGCCTGGAGGGCCGAGTGAAGGCGGTAGAGAAGAGGAAAGGGGAATAg
- the rnf20 gene encoding E3 ubiquitin-protein ligase BRE1A, producing MSGQKRPADPSGPSSSGAPPEKRRERDGEDGGPGVSAAAGGATAVETVIKLGGVSNTEEQDIKALQAKNRKLGEALDQRQVIEDELRERIERLETRQATDDASLLILNRYWNQLDENIQLIIRRYDQSPSEPEKSPAGEGRSLKPETPEPDGDSNQERAKERGHQGETSNSFLATLASSSSEEMEAELQERVESSQKQANRVVEIYVRLRSTVDQLKTELDSEAEGTLWQAASKLNALLTSENERLQQLTEDLKQKHSHMTTESRSLGRAANKADQRVSELQVLIEELQWDMEKIRRRENRLNAHLSEILERVNSKGYKVCGEASSVCGTITINKRKFEEMNSELEENQELADNRLIELQKLQQDLQTVHQENNNMKTELLSRAEGMVKETSEYRCLQSQFSVLYNESLILKAQLDETRARLNTTRTARLRQLEHMENDEVALQRKVRTEVFQLEDTLAQVRKEYEMLRIEFEQTLAANEQAGPINREMRHLISTLQTHNQQMKGEVVKYKIRLRETQTELNQIRSSKGNAILQFQSSTEMDVKDETTSPSTLAVSGDPVVKTDPDNGSSTPSSTGASVKTESGVESDPTVKEEEKEEKKEKEEKKEKDIIKKEEKDREREKEKERERPTRSGVIKEEKEKPGSSTQLEESAGERLSMVGGSKRKEIEQLKIVRAELKKAQESQREMKLLLDMYRSAPKEQRDKVQLMAAEKKAKSEGDELRQRLRELEERERREGKKMADEEALRKIRSVEEQIDILNKKLSIAKQEEDALLSEMDVTGQAFEDMQEQNIRLMQQLREKDDANFKLMSERIKSNQIHKLLKEEKEELADQLLTLKTQVDAQLQVVRKLEEKERLLQGTISTAERELALRTQALDMNKRKAQDSASLSEEVRTQLEQVQQRLRLVREEVVENSISREKESFNARRAQEDISKLRRKIEKAKKPAEKISNGDDILNEEISEYKARLTCPCCNSRVKDAVLTKCFHVFCFECVKTRYDTRQRKCPKCNAAFGANDFHRIYIG from the exons ATGTCGGGGCAGAAGCGTCCTGCTGACCCCAGCGGTCCCTCGTCCTCCGGTGCGCCCCCAGAGAAGCGCAGGGAGCGTGATGGAGAGGACGGAGGTCCTGGTGTCAGCGCCGCTGCCGGAGGGGCCACCGCGGTGGAGACGGTCATCAAACTGGGAGGGGTGTCCAACACA GAGGAACAAGACATCAAAGCTCTCCAGGCCAAGAACCGAAAGTTGGGAGAAGCTCTTGATCAAAGACAG GTGATTGAGGATGAACTGCGAGAGCGAATTGAAAGACTGGAGACCCGCCAGGCCACTGATGATGCCAGTCTGCTGATCCTTAATAGATACTGGAACCAG CTTGATGAAAACATTCAGCTTATCATCAGGCGTTATGACCAATCACCCAGCGAACCAGAGAAATCTCCAGCAGGTGAGGGGCGGAGCCTgaagccagaaactcctgaacccGATGGCGACTCCAACCAGGAAAGGGCCAAAGAGAGAG GCCACCAGGGAGAGACGTCCAACTCTTTCCTCGCCACGctggccagcagcagcagcgaggaGATGGAGGCCGAGCTCCAGGAGAGGGTGGAGTCCAGCCAGAAGCAGGCCAATCGCGTGGTGGAGATCTACGTGCGTCTAAGGAGCACTGTGGACCAACTGAAGACAGAGCTGGACTCTGAAGCTG agGGCACTTTGTGGCAGGCAGCTTCCAAGCTAAACGCCCTCCTGACCAGTGAAAATGAGCGGCTACAACAGCTGACTGAAGACCTCAAGCAGAAACACAGTCACATGACCACTGAG TCCCGGTCTCTGGGGCGGGCAGCGAACAAGGCAGACCAGCGTGTCAGCGAGCTGCAGGTTCTGATCGAAGAGCTTCAGTGGGACATGGAGAAGATCCGTCGACGAGAAAATCGGCTCAATGCACACCTGAGCGAGATTCTGGAGAGG GTGAACAGCAAAGGCTATAAGGTGTGTGGGGAGGCCAGCAGCGTATGTGGGACCATCACTATTAACAAGAGAAAG TTTGAGGAAATGAACAGCGAGTTGGAGGAGAACCAGGAGCTCGCAGACAACCGCCTCATTGAGCTGCAGAAGCTCCAGCAGGACCTGCAGACTGTCCACCAGGAGAACAACAACATGAAG acGGAGTTGTTGAGTCGAGCGGAGGGCATGGTGAAGGAGACTTCCGAGTATCGATGTCTTCAGTCACAGTTTTCTGTGCTTTACAACGAGTCTCTGATCCTCAAAGCTCAGTTAGATGAGACACGCGCTCGCCTTAACACTACAAGGACGGCACGCCTTCGACAGCTGGAGCACATGGAG AATGATGAAGTTGCTCTGCAGAGGAAAGTTCGCACAGAGGTGTTTCAGCTGGAGGACACACTGGCCCAGGTCAGGAAGGAGTATGAGATGTTGCGCATCGAATTTGAACAGACTCTCGCTGCCAACGAGCAGGCAG gcCCTATTAACAGAGAGATGCGCCATCTGATTAGCACGCTTCAAACTCACAACCAGCAGATGAAGGGAGAAGTCGTGAAATACAAAATTAGACTGAGAGAGACACAAACGGAACTCAATCAG ATCCGTTCTTCAAAGGGCAACGCCATCCTCCAGTTCCAATCTAGCACAGAGATGGATGTGAAAGATGAGACAACCTCTCCTTCGACCCTAGCTGTTTCGGGGGATCCTGTAGTCAAGACAGACCCTGACAACGGCTCCTCTACACCCAGCAGTACTG GCGCCTCAGTGAAAACCGAGTCTGGAGTAGAATCTGACCCCAcagtaaaggaggaggagaaagaagagaaaaaagagaaggaggaaaagaaagaaaaggacattattaagaaagaggagaaagacagagagagggagaaagaaaaggagagggagaggccaACCCGCAGTGGTGTGataaaggaagagaaggagaagccAGGGAGCAGTACCCAACTAGAGGAGTCCGCCGGGGAGCGGCTGTCCATGGTTGGAGGATCcaagaggaaggaaatagaACAGCTGAAGATTGTTCGAGCAGAGCTCAA GAAAGCTCAGGAGTCCCAGAGGGAGATGAAGCTGCTGTTGGACATGTACCGCTCAGCACCCAAGGAGCAAAGGGACAAAGTCCAGCTCATGGCTGCAGAGAAGAAAGCCAAGTCAGAG GGAGATGAGCTGCGGCAGAGGCTGagggagctggaggagagagagaggagggaaggaaagaaaatggcAGACGAAGAAGCTCTTAGGAAGATCCGCTCTGTGGAGGAGCAGATCGACATCCTCAACAAGAAGCTGTCTATTGCAAAACAG GAGGAGGACGCGCTGCTGAGCGAGATGGACGTGACGGGCCAGGCCTTCGAAGACATGCAGGAACAGAACATCCGTCTgatgcagcagctcagagaaaAGGACGATGCCAACTTCAAGCTGATGAGCGAGCGTATCAAGTCAAACCAGATCCACAAGCTGctaaaagaggagaaggaggagctggctgaccAACTACTGACTTTAAAAACTCAG GTCGATGCCCAGCTGCAGGTGGTGAGGAAGCTTGAGGAGAAGGAGCGCCTCCTGCAGGGCACCATCAGTACTGCTGAGAGAGAGTTGGCACTGCGGACGCAGGCTTTGGACATGAACAAACGCAAG GCTCAGGACTCGGCGTCGCTGTCAGAGGAGGTGCGAACTCAGTTGGAACAGGTTCAGCAGAGGCTCCGCCTGGTCAGAGAAGAGGTCGTAGAGAACAGCATCTCGAGGGAGAAGGAGTCCTTTAATGCCCGACGAGCACAG gaGGACATCTCCAAACTTAGGAGAAAGATTGAGAAGGCCAAGAAACCAGCTGAGAAAATCAGCAACGGAGATGATATCCTTAATGAAGAAATCAGCGAGTACAAG GCACGTCTAACATGTCCGTGCTGCAACTCCCGCGTGAAGGATGCAGTCCTGACAAAGTGCTTCCACGTCTTCTGCTTTGAGTGCGTGAAGACTCGCTACGACACACGCCAGAGGAAGTGCCCCAAGTGCAACGCTGCTTTCGGAGCCAACGACTTCCACCGCATTTACATCGGCTAG